In one window of Streptomyces roseofulvus DNA:
- a CDS encoding ABC transporter substrate-binding protein yields the protein MSSPRRRTSTAALVLTAATALALTACSGGGPAATDPAGAARDALPTQDVVAAVGRNEAAARLLPAEVRERGTLTLAASVGTPPSSAYLPDGKTVVGLDADFAAAVARALGLELKREAAGFEVILPALGSGKYDVGTGNFGVTEERRKTIDFVTYINDGQGFAVREDSPLKAVTDLTQLCGLKVATGAGTTFEQTLEKNRGRCAAAGKEPYEVNVFSESGAPWLALRQGRSDVVMSTINGIRYAVGRQPGTRFLNEYRRLDVGFAFRKGSALAPAFRAAVNGLKKDGTYDRILRKWGVTASGIAESRISPPELPAPAR from the coding sequence ATGAGCAGTCCCCGCAGACGTACGAGCACCGCCGCCCTCGTCCTGACCGCCGCCACGGCGCTCGCGCTCACCGCCTGCTCCGGCGGCGGTCCCGCGGCGACCGACCCGGCCGGCGCGGCGCGGGACGCGCTGCCCACCCAGGACGTGGTGGCGGCGGTCGGCCGGAACGAGGCGGCGGCGCGGCTGCTGCCCGCGGAGGTGCGCGAGCGGGGCACGCTGACGCTCGCCGCCTCGGTCGGCACCCCGCCCAGCTCGGCGTACCTCCCCGACGGGAAGACCGTCGTCGGCCTGGACGCGGACTTCGCGGCGGCCGTCGCGCGGGCGCTCGGTCTGGAACTGAAGCGTGAGGCGGCCGGGTTCGAGGTGATCCTGCCGGCGCTGGGCAGCGGGAAGTACGACGTCGGCACCGGCAACTTCGGGGTCACCGAGGAGCGCCGGAAGACGATCGACTTCGTGACCTACATCAACGACGGGCAGGGCTTCGCGGTCCGCGAGGACAGTCCGCTGAAGGCGGTCACCGATCTGACGCAGCTGTGCGGACTGAAGGTGGCGACGGGCGCCGGCACCACCTTCGAGCAGACCCTGGAGAAGAACCGGGGGCGCTGCGCGGCGGCGGGCAAGGAGCCGTACGAGGTGAACGTCTTCAGCGAGAGCGGGGCGCCCTGGCTGGCGCTGCGGCAGGGCCGCAGCGACGTGGTGATGAGCACCATCAACGGCATCCGGTACGCGGTGGGCCGGCAGCCCGGCACCCGCTTCCTCAACGAGTACCGGCGCCTCGACGTCGGCTTCGCGTTCCGGAAGGGGTCCGCGCTGGCGCCCGCCTTCCGGGCCGCGGTGAACGGCCTGAAGAAGGACGGCACCTACGACCGCATCCTGCGGAAGTGGGGCGTGACCGCGTCGGGCATCGCCGAGTCGCGGATCTCCCCGCCGGAGCTGCCCGCCCCGGCGAGGTGA
- a CDS encoding DUF5685 family protein — MFGIVRPCTHRLTDHLKTQWMAHLCGLCLALRADHGQFARVVTNYDGLIVSVLTEAQTGVTEAGRRTAGPCPLRAMRTAPVARGEGARLAAAVSLVLASAKVRDHVADRDGLLARRPVAAAARRVARSWDRAGARAGHAVGFDTAVLVDAVDRQTGIESLAGPGTPLLVVTEPTETATAAAFAHTALLAGRPGNAEPLAEAGRLFGRLAHLLDAVEDQAADAEAGAWNPLTATGTSREEARRLADDALHGIRLALRDAEFTDRKLVHQLLAHELRVSVDRAFGTTTCSHVGGGAPAHGHGPVPGNPYAPNGPGTGSPYGPGPGNPYAPGPGGPAGPGGPWNPGPGGGGGGGFPPGPPHRDRRGLIAGCAVWVGLACTCQMCCGSYEDPWSRERKDGLCQQCDCDCSSCCDGCECCSNCCGDGGCCDGCGCDCSC; from the coding sequence ATGTTCGGAATCGTCAGACCCTGCACCCATCGGCTCACCGACCACCTGAAGACCCAGTGGATGGCCCACCTCTGCGGGCTGTGCCTGGCCCTCCGCGCCGACCACGGCCAGTTCGCCCGGGTCGTCACCAACTACGACGGGCTCATCGTCTCGGTTCTGACGGAGGCTCAGACCGGCGTCACCGAGGCCGGCCGGCGCACCGCGGGCCCCTGCCCGCTGCGCGCGATGCGCACCGCGCCGGTCGCCCGCGGCGAGGGCGCCCGGCTCGCCGCCGCCGTCTCGCTCGTCCTCGCCTCGGCCAAGGTCCGCGACCATGTCGCCGACCGGGACGGCCTGCTGGCCCGCCGGCCGGTCGCCGCCGCGGCCCGCCGGGTCGCCCGCTCCTGGGACAGGGCCGGCGCCCGCGCGGGCCACGCCGTCGGCTTCGACACCGCCGTCCTCGTCGACGCCGTGGACCGCCAGACCGGCATCGAGTCCCTCGCCGGCCCGGGCACCCCGCTCCTCGTCGTCACCGAACCCACCGAGACCGCCACCGCCGCCGCCTTCGCCCACACCGCGCTCCTCGCCGGCCGGCCGGGGAACGCCGAACCGCTCGCCGAGGCGGGTCGGCTCTTCGGCCGCCTCGCCCATCTCCTCGACGCCGTCGAGGACCAGGCCGCCGACGCCGAGGCCGGCGCCTGGAACCCGCTCACCGCCACCGGCACCTCCCGCGAGGAGGCCCGCCGGCTCGCCGACGACGCCCTGCACGGCATCCGGCTGGCGCTGCGCGACGCCGAGTTCACCGACCGGAAGCTCGTCCACCAGCTCCTCGCGCACGAACTGCGGGTCTCGGTCGACCGCGCCTTCGGCACCACGACCTGCTCCCACGTCGGCGGCGGCGCCCCGGCGCACGGCCACGGCCCGGTGCCCGGCAACCCCTACGCGCCGAACGGCCCCGGGACCGGCAGCCCTTACGGCCCCGGCCCCGGCAACCCGTACGCCCCCGGCCCCGGCGGACCCGCCGGACCGGGCGGGCCCTGGAACCCCGGCCCGGGCGGCGGCGGGGGCGGCGGCTTCCCGCCCGGCCCGCCGCACCGCGACCGGCGCGGCCTGATCGCCGGCTGCGCGGTCTGGGTCGGCCTCGCCTGCACCTGCCAGATGTGCTGCGGCAGCTACGAGGACCCGTGGAGCCGCGAGCGCAAGGACGGCCTGTGCCAGCAGTGCGACTGCGACTGCTCCAGCTGCTGCGACGGCTGCGAGTGCTGCTCCAACTGCTGCGGCGACGGCGGCTGCTGCGACGGCTGCGGCTGCGACTGCAGCTGCTGA
- a CDS encoding cell division protein SepF, translated as MGSVRKASAWLGLVEDNDERYYDDEYADGAESGDAWVTDPRVRVASDTAEDRGRRIATVSPDSFRDARAIGELFRDGVPVIVNLTAMEPNDAKRVVDFAAGLAFGLRGSIERVATRVFLLTPADTEIVSGESGRRQQDGFFNQS; from the coding sequence ATGGGATCGGTGCGCAAGGCGAGCGCCTGGCTGGGACTCGTCGAGGACAACGACGAGCGCTACTACGACGACGAGTACGCCGACGGTGCCGAGAGCGGCGACGCCTGGGTGACGGACCCCCGGGTCCGGGTCGCCTCGGACACCGCCGAGGACCGGGGCCGCCGGATCGCCACCGTCTCGCCCGACAGCTTCCGGGACGCCCGGGCCATCGGCGAGCTCTTCCGGGACGGTGTGCCGGTGATCGTGAACCTGACCGCCATGGAGCCGAACGACGCCAAGCGGGTCGTCGACTTCGCCGCCGGCCTCGCCTTCGGCCTGCGCGGCTCGATCGAGCGCGTGGCGACCCGGGTCTTCCTGCTCACCCCGGCCGACACCGAGATCGTCAGCGGCGAGTCCGGCCGCCGCCAGCAGGACGGTTTCTTCAACCAGAGCTGA
- a CDS encoding MFS transporter produces MSRTITARAGRRAAGGDANRWAVLVVLCVSLLLVALDATILHVAVPSLTENLRPGSTELLWIVDAYPLVCASLLILFGTLGDRIGRRRVLLLGYGLFGVASALAALATEPWVLIAARALLGVGGAMIMPATLSIIRTVFPDRRERATAIGIWTAVAAIGAAAGPVLGGFLVEHYWWGSVFLINIPLMALILPLARRLLPESRGSAEGPWDVLGALMAAAGVLGCVLGVKRAGAGEPLLSPLTAGPLLAGLLLLVLFVRRQRRRPHPLIDMRLFARPAFTTSVGCIVLAMLALVGLELIAVQYLQLVLGLSPLETGLRLLPLTFAAMAAGATGSYTLRRLGPRRMVGWGFLLTAGAVLLLTLMGQHDRPLLLTAGFVLLGFGLQTTLFSAYESMLSEAPPRSAGGAAAIGETSYQLGAGMGIALLGSVMNAAYAPGLTGVPGVPAEASAAAANSLGEAYQVADRLGGAAGDALHAAARHAFVDGLHLTLLVSAGLLLAGAVMAVRLPRVMECPVDVEAAVEEAAAEAARAEAARAAGAGPAGERDGCAGPALVPGQPVASPGDTGTAAEPRPLPGSGPAETMSGAVGRAR; encoded by the coding sequence ATGTCGCGGACGATCACGGCCCGAGCAGGACGGCGTGCCGCCGGCGGCGACGCGAACCGCTGGGCCGTCCTCGTCGTCCTCTGCGTCAGCCTGCTCCTGGTCGCGCTCGACGCGACCATCCTCCACGTCGCCGTCCCCTCGCTGACCGAGAACCTGCGCCCCGGCTCCACCGAGCTGCTCTGGATCGTCGACGCCTACCCGCTGGTCTGCGCCTCGCTGCTGATCCTCTTCGGCACCCTCGGCGACCGGATCGGCCGGCGGCGGGTCCTCCTCCTCGGCTACGGCCTCTTCGGCGTCGCCTCGGCCCTCGCCGCCCTCGCCACCGAGCCCTGGGTCCTCATCGCGGCCCGCGCCCTCCTCGGCGTCGGCGGCGCCATGATCATGCCGGCGACCCTCTCCATCATCCGGACGGTCTTCCCCGACCGCCGCGAGCGCGCCACCGCCATCGGCATCTGGACGGCGGTCGCCGCGATCGGCGCCGCCGCCGGCCCGGTGCTCGGCGGCTTCCTCGTCGAGCACTACTGGTGGGGCTCCGTCTTCCTCATCAACATCCCGCTGATGGCGCTCATCCTGCCGCTCGCCCGCCGCCTCCTGCCCGAGTCGCGGGGGAGCGCCGAGGGGCCCTGGGACGTCCTCGGCGCGCTGATGGCCGCGGCCGGCGTCCTGGGCTGCGTCCTCGGCGTGAAACGCGCCGGCGCCGGAGAGCCGCTGCTCTCCCCGCTCACCGCCGGACCCCTGCTGGCCGGCCTGCTGCTCCTCGTCCTCTTCGTCCGGCGCCAGCGCCGCAGGCCGCACCCGCTCATCGACATGCGGCTCTTCGCCCGGCCCGCCTTCACCACCTCCGTCGGCTGCATCGTCCTCGCCATGCTGGCCCTGGTCGGCCTGGAGCTCATCGCCGTCCAGTACCTCCAGCTGGTTCTCGGACTCAGCCCCCTGGAGACCGGGCTGCGGCTCCTCCCGCTCACCTTCGCCGCCATGGCGGCCGGCGCCACCGGCTCGTACACCCTGCGCCGGCTCGGACCCCGGCGGATGGTCGGCTGGGGCTTCCTGCTCACCGCCGGAGCGGTGCTGCTGCTCACGCTCATGGGCCAGCACGACCGCCCGCTGCTGCTCACCGCCGGTTTCGTCCTGCTCGGCTTCGGCCTCCAGACGACCCTCTTCTCGGCCTACGAGTCGATGCTCAGCGAGGCGCCGCCGCGCAGCGCCGGCGGGGCCGCGGCGATCGGCGAGACCTCCTACCAGCTCGGCGCGGGCATGGGCATCGCCCTGCTCGGCAGCGTCATGAACGCGGCGTACGCCCCCGGCCTCACCGGCGTCCCCGGGGTGCCGGCGGAGGCGAGCGCCGCCGCGGCGAACTCGCTCGGCGAGGCGTACCAGGTCGCCGACCGGCTCGGCGGAGCGGCCGGCGACGCCCTGCACGCCGCCGCGCGCCACGCCTTCGTCGACGGACTGCACCTCACCCTCCTCGTGAGCGCGGGCCTGCTCCTCGCCGGTGCCGTGATGGCCGTCCGGCTGCCCCGGGTGATGGAGTGCCCGGTGGACGTCGAGGCGGCGGTGGAGGAGGCGGCGGCCGAGGCCGCGCGGGCGGAGGCCGCGAGGGCCGCGGGCGCCGGGCCGGCGGGGGAGCGGGACGGGTGTGCCGGGCCGGCCCTGGTGCCCGGCCAGCCGGTGGCCTCGCCGGGCGACACGGGGACGGCCGCCGAGCCCCGGCCGCTGCCGGGCTCCGGCCCCGCGGAGACCATGAGCGGCGCGGTCGGCCGGGCCCGCTGA
- a CDS encoding phosphatase PAP2 family protein — protein MRTDIFARLDREPVPPKIEVPRMTRTRLALFGGTSAFYLAVVVAVLLSTWLVTLDWKIMLFRPYQQWPELHAFLDYYVVLGQRGPTAVMVAAWLGWRSWRQHTLRPLLSLGAALLLLNVTVGAVKLGLGRLGPHYATQIGSAELFAGGDIFPSGHTANAVVTWGILAYLATTPRARRYLSALSAVVALGVGLTTVYLGTHWLSDVLLGWAAGLLILLALPWCEPVIAVVEAWILDRRDRLRERLRARSRLVPSLPVASGGPRLFPAPAAAEEPSRETVGVAASHARAARSRPSSDRLTA, from the coding sequence GTGCGTACCGACATCTTTGCCCGGCTGGACCGGGAGCCGGTCCCGCCGAAGATAGAGGTCCCGCGGATGACCCGGACGCGTCTCGCCCTCTTCGGCGGGACGTCGGCGTTCTATCTCGCCGTCGTGGTGGCGGTGCTGCTGTCCACCTGGCTGGTGACCCTCGACTGGAAGATCATGCTCTTCCGTCCCTACCAGCAGTGGCCGGAGCTGCACGCCTTCCTGGACTACTACGTCGTCCTCGGCCAGCGCGGTCCGACGGCGGTGATGGTGGCGGCCTGGCTGGGCTGGCGCTCGTGGCGCCAGCACACCCTGCGGCCGCTCCTCTCGCTCGGCGCGGCGCTGCTGCTCCTCAACGTCACCGTCGGCGCCGTGAAGCTCGGACTCGGCCGGCTCGGCCCCCACTACGCGACGCAGATCGGCTCGGCCGAGCTGTTCGCGGGCGGCGACATATTCCCCTCCGGTCACACCGCGAACGCGGTGGTGACCTGGGGCATCCTGGCCTACCTCGCCACCACCCCGCGGGCCCGGCGCTATCTGTCCGCGCTCTCCGCCGTGGTCGCGCTCGGCGTCGGCCTCACGACGGTCTACCTCGGCACGCACTGGCTGAGCGACGTGCTGCTGGGCTGGGCCGCCGGCCTGCTGATCCTGCTCGCGCTGCCCTGGTGCGAGCCGGTCATCGCCGTGGTGGAGGCGTGGATCCTGGACCGGCGCGACCGGCTCAGGGAGCGGCTGCGGGCCCGGAGCCGGCTGGTGCCCTCGCTGCCGGTGGCCTCCGGCGGGCCGCGGCTCTTCCCGGCCCCGGCGGCCGCCGAGGAGCCGTCACGGGAGACCGTGGGGGTGGCGGCGAGCCACGCCCGGGCGGCCCGGAGCCGTCCGTCGTCGGACCGCCTCACCGCCTGA
- a CDS encoding I78 family peptidase inhibitor: MAPIPRIPEPPRDAPESYVGLDADGAARLARTRGWRTVRTLPPGAIVTMEYVAGRLNFEVADDTVTRCWIG; this comes from the coding sequence ATGGCACCCATACCGCGCATCCCCGAACCGCCCCGAGACGCGCCCGAGTCCTATGTGGGCCTCGACGCGGACGGCGCCGCCCGGCTCGCCAGGACCCGTGGCTGGCGCACCGTCCGGACCCTCCCGCCCGGCGCGATCGTCACCATGGAGTACGTCGCAGGACGCCTCAACTTCGAGGTCGCGGACGACACCGTCACCCGCTGCTGGATCGGCTGA
- the ctaD gene encoding aa3-type cytochrome oxidase subunit I — protein sequence MSTGTATTTAESARQRHGRILVDWLTTTDHKKIGHLYLATSFVFFLFGGLLAMAMRAELARPGLQFLSNEQFNQAFTQHGTIMLLLFATPTFAGFANELVPLQIGAPDVAFPRLNMFSYWLFLLGGLMVVGSFLTPEGPPDFGWTAYAPLNSAERSPGIGPDLWIMGLALSGFGTILASVNLLATIIGMRAPGMTMFRMPIFTWNVLFTTILVLVAFPVLAAALLCLEGDRRFGALVFAPGNGGALLWQHLFWFFGHPEVYIIALPFFGIISEIIPVFARKPIFGYLSLVAATMTITGLSVVVWAHHMFATGAVLLPFFSFLSFLIAVPTGVKFFNWTGTMLRGSLSFETPMLWATGFLVSFLFGGLTGVILASPPMDFHVTDSYFVVAHFHYTVFGTVVFATFAGFHFWWPKFTGKLLDERLGKIHFWTLFTGFHLTFLVQHWLGAEGMPRRYADYLAADGFSALNSLSSVGAFLLGISTLPFLYNVWRTWRHAPRVDVADPWGYGRSLEWATSCPPPRHNFLEVPRIRSESPAFDLHHPEFADYERIRLTGPRPARRELP from the coding sequence ATGAGCACCGGGACGGCGACCACCACGGCCGAATCGGCACGGCAGCGGCATGGCCGGATCCTGGTCGACTGGCTGACCACCACCGACCACAAGAAGATCGGTCACCTCTATCTGGCGACGTCGTTCGTCTTCTTCCTCTTCGGCGGGCTGCTGGCGATGGCGATGCGGGCGGAGCTGGCCCGCCCGGGCCTCCAGTTCCTCTCGAACGAGCAGTTCAACCAGGCGTTCACCCAGCACGGCACGATCATGCTGCTGCTCTTCGCCACCCCGACCTTCGCGGGCTTCGCCAACGAGCTGGTGCCCCTCCAGATCGGCGCGCCCGACGTCGCCTTCCCGCGCCTCAACATGTTCTCGTACTGGCTGTTCCTGCTCGGCGGGCTGATGGTGGTGGGATCCTTCCTCACCCCGGAGGGCCCGCCCGACTTCGGCTGGACCGCCTACGCGCCGCTCAACAGCGCCGAACGCTCCCCCGGGATCGGCCCCGACCTGTGGATCATGGGGCTGGCCCTCTCCGGCTTCGGCACGATCCTCGCCTCGGTGAACCTCCTCGCCACCATCATCGGGATGCGGGCCCCCGGCATGACCATGTTCCGGATGCCGATCTTCACCTGGAACGTCCTCTTCACCACGATCCTGGTGCTCGTCGCCTTCCCCGTGCTCGCGGCGGCGCTGCTCTGCCTGGAGGGCGACCGGCGCTTCGGGGCGCTGGTCTTCGCCCCCGGCAACGGCGGGGCGCTGCTCTGGCAGCACCTCTTCTGGTTCTTCGGGCACCCCGAGGTCTACATCATCGCCCTGCCGTTCTTCGGCATCATCAGCGAGATCATCCCGGTCTTCGCCCGCAAGCCGATCTTCGGATACCTGAGCCTGGTCGCCGCCACCATGACGATCACCGGGCTGTCGGTGGTGGTCTGGGCGCACCACATGTTCGCGACCGGGGCGGTGCTGCTGCCGTTCTTCTCCTTCCTCTCGTTCCTGATCGCGGTGCCGACCGGGGTGAAGTTCTTCAACTGGACGGGGACCATGCTGCGGGGCTCGCTCTCCTTCGAGACCCCGATGCTGTGGGCGACCGGCTTCCTGGTGTCCTTCCTCTTCGGCGGGCTGACCGGGGTGATCCTGGCCTCGCCGCCGATGGACTTCCACGTCACCGACTCGTACTTCGTCGTCGCCCACTTCCACTACACGGTCTTCGGCACGGTCGTCTTCGCGACCTTCGCCGGCTTCCACTTCTGGTGGCCGAAGTTCACCGGCAAGCTGCTCGACGAACGGCTCGGCAAGATCCACTTCTGGACCCTCTTCACGGGCTTCCACCTGACCTTCCTCGTCCAGCACTGGCTCGGCGCGGAGGGCATGCCCCGGCGGTACGCCGACTACCTGGCCGCCGACGGCTTCAGCGCGCTCAACAGCCTCTCGTCGGTCGGCGCCTTCCTGCTGGGGATCTCCACCCTGCCGTTCCTGTACAACGTGTGGCGGACCTGGCGGCACGCGCCGCGGGTGGACGTGGCGGACCCGTGGGGCTACGGACGCTCCCTGGAGTGGGCGACCTCCTGCCCGCCGCCGCGGCACAACTTCCTGGAGGTGCCCCGGATCCGCTCCGAGTCCCCGGCCTTCGACCTGCACCACCCGGAGTTCGCCGACTACGAGCGGATCCGCCTCACCGGCCCGCGGCCGGCCCGGCGGGAACTCCCGTAG
- a CDS encoding glycosyltransferase, giving the protein MRISFLLHNGYHYGGTIRTTFTLAEQLAERHEVEIVSVFRHRDRPRLGLPAGVTLRHLVDLRADGPDYDGDHPDFHRPARVFPRGDGRWKQYSALTDARIGEHLRGVEADVLVGTRPGLNVHLARQAGPGPVLVAQEHLILDGHSRRLRRDIAHEYALLDLVTTVTEADARAYRRLRLPASVRVEAVPNSVPAPAVPPADPSARVVVAAGRLTRVKRYDVLVDAFAEVAADHPDWSLRIYGSGDAVQDLRGPLARQIEARGLGGQVRLMGQVHPMEPEWAKGSIAAVTSEREAFGMTIVEAMRCGLPVVAADCPHGPREIVEDGVDGRLVPVGDPGAVARALRELMDDEELRAKAGRAALAAAERFDPARIAARHEELWTGLLARGATRRGHSPAAVARHAWTGRAIDAAYTAKAAAGRTLRRLGLR; this is encoded by the coding sequence ATGCGCATCTCCTTCCTGCTCCACAACGGCTACCACTACGGCGGCACGATCCGGACCACCTTCACCCTCGCCGAACAACTGGCGGAACGTCACGAGGTGGAGATCGTCTCGGTGTTCCGCCACCGCGACCGCCCCCGCCTCGGCCTCCCGGCTGGAGTGACCCTCCGTCACCTCGTCGACCTGCGGGCGGACGGGCCGGACTACGACGGCGACCACCCCGACTTCCACCGCCCCGCCCGGGTCTTCCCGCGCGGCGACGGACGCTGGAAGCAGTACAGCGCGCTGACCGACGCGCGGATCGGGGAGCACCTGCGCGGGGTGGAGGCCGACGTCCTCGTCGGCACCCGGCCGGGGCTCAACGTCCACCTGGCCCGGCAGGCCGGACCCGGGCCCGTGCTGGTCGCCCAGGAGCACCTGATCCTCGACGGGCACAGCCGCCGGCTGCGCCGGGACATCGCCCACGAGTACGCGCTGCTCGACCTCGTCACCACCGTCACCGAGGCCGACGCCCGCGCCTACCGGCGGCTCCGGCTGCCGGCCTCCGTCCGGGTCGAGGCCGTGCCCAACAGCGTGCCCGCGCCCGCCGTCCCGCCCGCCGACCCGTCCGCCCGGGTGGTCGTCGCGGCCGGCCGGCTCACCCGGGTGAAGCGGTACGACGTCCTCGTCGACGCCTTCGCCGAGGTCGCCGCCGACCACCCGGACTGGAGCCTGCGGATCTACGGCAGCGGGGACGCCGTGCAGGACCTGCGGGGCCCGCTGGCCCGGCAGATCGAGGCCCGCGGGCTCGGCGGGCAGGTCCGGCTGATGGGCCAGGTCCATCCCATGGAGCCGGAGTGGGCGAAGGGCTCCATCGCGGCCGTGACCTCCGAACGGGAGGCGTTCGGCATGACGATCGTGGAGGCCATGCGGTGCGGGCTGCCGGTGGTCGCCGCCGACTGTCCGCACGGGCCGCGCGAGATCGTCGAGGACGGGGTGGACGGGCGGCTCGTCCCCGTAGGGGACCCCGGCGCGGTCGCCCGGGCGCTGCGCGAGCTGATGGACGACGAGGAGCTGCGGGCCAAGGCCGGCCGGGCGGCCCTCGCGGCGGCGGAGCGCTTCGACCCCGCGCGGATCGCCGCACGCCACGAGGAGCTGTGGACCGGGCTGCTGGCCCGTGGCGCGACCCGCCGCGGCCACTCCCCGGCGGCCGTCGCCCGGCACGCCTGGACGGGCCGCGCGATCGACGCCGCGTACACCGCCAAGGCCGCGGCGGGCCGCACCCTGCGCCGCCTCGGCCTGCGCTGA
- a CDS encoding ABC transporter substrate-binding protein, which produces MSPSTAAEAVAARLPALLLVLLLALLAGCGSRLPERAFETRPTAHPSGGEPLRVGIITSATSPVGGAALTGPRDGALAWFDALNAAGGLDGRRIEVETCDDGGSGVGNTACVHELVDERKVFALVATTALDYAGAPLVARAGVPDIGGQPLTPAYETHPHLYSLYGSSAPRTGAAPGWDGTLYGGTEVYRWFARERGARTAAVVAYDQPASAAYARLVERGLRAEGYRVVTERVDFVLPDFRAVAADLRERRVDLVFDALDGHGNTRLCEAMEALGVRVDAKVTNVQNWSSAVPRAYARAPGCRASLWVTGSSRNYDDTGHPAVRAFRDAMGERELSQWQLEGWAAAMWFTDAARSCLARTDRGGLTRTCVEAYLERPEPYTARGLLLPVRLEHLERPPALRETCLSVARWRDGRGWESQGEMTRNCATVPQLGYRP; this is translated from the coding sequence GTGTCACCGTCGACGGCTGCTGAGGCGGTCGCGGCGCGGCTCCCGGCCCTGCTGCTCGTCCTCCTCCTCGCCCTCCTCGCGGGCTGCGGCAGCCGGCTCCCGGAACGCGCCTTCGAGACGCGGCCCACCGCCCACCCCTCCGGCGGTGAGCCGCTCCGCGTCGGCATCATCACCAGCGCCACCAGCCCCGTCGGCGGCGCGGCCCTCACCGGCCCGCGCGACGGCGCCCTCGCCTGGTTCGACGCCCTGAACGCCGCCGGCGGCCTCGACGGGCGCCGGATCGAGGTCGAGACCTGCGACGACGGCGGCAGCGGCGTCGGCAACACCGCCTGCGTCCACGAACTCGTCGACGAGCGGAAGGTCTTCGCCCTCGTCGCCACCACCGCCCTCGACTACGCCGGCGCCCCGCTCGTCGCCCGCGCCGGGGTGCCCGACATCGGCGGCCAGCCCCTCACCCCCGCCTACGAGACCCACCCCCACCTCTACTCCCTGTACGGCAGCTCCGCCCCACGCACCGGCGCCGCGCCCGGCTGGGACGGCACCCTGTACGGCGGGACCGAGGTCTACCGGTGGTTCGCGCGCGAACGCGGGGCGCGGACCGCAGCCGTCGTCGCGTACGACCAGCCCGCCTCCGCCGCCTACGCCCGGCTCGTCGAGCGCGGGCTGCGGGCCGAGGGGTACCGGGTGGTGACCGAACGCGTCGACTTCGTCCTGCCCGACTTCCGGGCCGTCGCCGCCGATCTGCGCGAGCGCCGGGTGGACCTGGTGTTCGACGCGCTGGACGGGCACGGCAACACCCGGCTGTGCGAGGCGATGGAGGCGCTCGGCGTCCGGGTCGACGCCAAGGTGACGAACGTCCAGAACTGGTCCTCCGCCGTGCCCCGCGCCTACGCCCGCGCGCCCGGCTGCCGCGCATCCCTCTGGGTGACCGGGTCCAGCCGCAACTACGACGACACCGGGCACCCGGCGGTCCGCGCCTTCCGGGACGCCATGGGGGAGCGGGAGCTGTCCCAGTGGCAGCTGGAGGGCTGGGCGGCCGCCATGTGGTTCACCGACGCGGCCCGCTCCTGTCTGGCCCGCACCGACCGGGGCGGACTCACCCGGACGTGCGTCGAGGCGTATCTGGAACGCCCCGAGCCGTACACCGCCCGGGGGCTGCTGCTGCCCGTCCGCTTGGAGCACCTGGAGCGGCCGCCCGCCCTGCGCGAGACCTGCCTCTCGGTGGCCCGCTGGCGGGACGGGCGCGGCTGGGAGAGCCAGGGCGAGATGACCCGGAACTGCGCCACCGTCCCCCAGCTCGGTTACCGGCCGTGA